In Geobacillus kaustophilus, a genomic segment contains:
- the dapF gene encoding diaminopimelate epimerase, producing MRSFSFTKMHGLGNSYIYVDLFRETLPEEELPAIARSVADVHTGIGSDGLILICPSEKAPVKMRIFNSDGSEGKNCGNGLRCVAKYAYEHGIVRERSFLIETLSGLVEACVAVEGGEVASVTVDMGEPRLSRSAIPMAGPQTDRVVAEPFAIGGAEYEITALSTGNPHVIFYVDDINKAPVTTLGPLVEKDPRFPEGVNVEFVEVVNERELHFRVWERGSGVTQACGTGACAAVVASVLNGKTARGEETVVHLAGGDLMIVWGHDGRVLMTGPAETVCTGVYYYRGGRNG from the coding sequence GTGCGTTCGTTTTCGTTTACGAAAATGCATGGATTGGGTAATAGCTACATATACGTTGATCTGTTCCGGGAAACATTGCCGGAAGAGGAGCTGCCGGCGATCGCCCGCAGCGTCGCCGATGTCCACACAGGCATCGGCTCGGATGGCTTGATTCTCATTTGTCCATCGGAGAAAGCGCCGGTCAAAATGCGCATTTTTAACAGCGATGGTTCGGAAGGGAAAAACTGCGGCAACGGCTTGCGCTGTGTGGCGAAATACGCGTACGAGCACGGCATCGTCCGCGAGCGCTCCTTTTTGATTGAAACACTCTCTGGGCTTGTGGAAGCCTGCGTGGCGGTGGAAGGCGGCGAAGTGGCGAGCGTGACGGTCGATATGGGCGAGCCGCGCCTTTCGCGGAGCGCCATTCCGATGGCGGGACCGCAAACGGATCGGGTTGTCGCCGAGCCGTTTGCCATTGGCGGGGCCGAATATGAAATTACGGCGCTGTCCACGGGGAATCCGCACGTCATTTTTTACGTCGATGACATCAACAAAGCGCCGGTGACGACGCTCGGCCCGCTCGTGGAAAAGGACCCGCGCTTTCCGGAAGGGGTGAACGTCGAGTTTGTTGAAGTGGTGAACGAGCGCGAGCTTCATTTTCGCGTCTGGGAGCGCGGCTCCGGCGTGACGCAGGCGTGCGGGACCGGAGCGTGCGCGGCGGTCGTCGCTTCGGTGTTAAACGGCAAAACGGCGCGCGGGGAAGAAACGGTCGTTCATTTGGCCGGCGGAGATTTGATGATCGTCTGGGGGCATGACGGGCGCGTGCTCATGACCGGCCCGGCCGAGACCGTTTGCACCGGCGTTTATTACTACCGAGGCGGGCGGAACGGTTGA